A window of Apium graveolens cultivar Ventura chromosome 8, ASM990537v1, whole genome shotgun sequence contains these coding sequences:
- the LOC141678317 gene encoding prefoldin subunit 3, whose product MASSSSSATETATERRGIPAASFVEDVQTYLNQLGLDVNSTLSFLQERLQQYKLVEMKLLAQQRDLQAKIPDIEKCLDVVSTLQAKKGTGESLLADFEVSEGIYSRARIEDADSVCLWLGANVMLEYSCEEANTLLQNNLENAKASLEVLIADLQFLRDQVTITQVTIARVYNWDVHQRRAKQATVTA is encoded by the exons ATGGCTTCATCATCATCGTCGGCGACGGAGACGGCGACGGAGAGAAGAGGAATTCCGGCGGCGTCATTCGTAGAAGATGTACAAACTTATCTCAATCAGTTGGGTCTTGATGTCAACTCTACTCTCTCTTTTCTCCAAGAAAG ACTGCAACAATACAAATTGGTTGAAATGAAACTTCTTGCTCAACAAAGGGATCTCCAG GCAAAGATCCCTGACATTGAGAAGTGTTTAGATGTGGTTTCTACTTTACAAGCAAAGAAGGGCACCGGTGAG TCGTTGCTTGCTGATTTTGAAGTTTCTGAAGGAATTTATTCACGGGCTCGAATTGAGGATGCTGATTCTGTCTGCCTATGGCTAGGAGCAAATGTGATGCTGGAGTATTCTTGTGAAGAG GCGAATACACTTCTGCAAAACAACCTGGAAAATGCTAAAGCCAGTCTAGAAGTTTTGATTGCTGACCTACAATTTTTACGGGATCAAGTCACAATCACTCAG GTCACAATTGCGCGTGTGTACAATTGGGATGTTCATCAACGCAGAGCTAAGCAAGCTACTGTAACTGCCTGA